CGCCGAGGACCTTGACCAGCTGGTTCTTGCGAACCGCGCCGGCCGCCACGAGCTCGGCCTTGCCGACCTCGCCGCCCTCGGGGAACAGCTTCGCGATCTTGCCGACGTTCACGACCTGGTATTCCGTGCGGAACGGGTTCGTGAAGCCCTTCAGCTTGGGCAGCCGCATGTGGATCGGCATCTGCCCACCCTCGAAGGCGGCAGGCACGTTCTTGCGCGCCTTGGTGCCCTTGGTACCGCGACCCGCGGTCTTGCCCTTGGACGCCTCACCGCGACCCACACGGATCTTCTCGGTCTTGGCGCCGGGAGCCGGACGCAGGTGATGCAACTTGATGGTCATGTCAGACCTCCTCAACGGTCACGAGGTGGCGCACGACGTTGATCAGCCCGCGGTTCTGGGCGTTGTCCTCGCAGACCACGGTCTTGCGGATACCGCGCAGACCGAGGGTCCGAAGGCTGTCCCGCTGATTCTTCTTGGCGCCGATCGAGCTCTTGATCTGGGTCACCTTGAGATCTGCCATTACTTGACACCTCCGGCAGCCTGAGCGCGCGCACGCAGCATGCCGGCAGGGGCGACGTCCTCGAGCGGCAGGCCACGGCGCGCCGCGACCTCTTCCGGACGCTGCAGCTGCTTGAGGGCAGTGACAGTCGCGTGCACGACGTTGATGGCGTTGTCGCTACCGAGCGACTTCGCCAGAATGTCGTGGATACCGGCGCATTCCAGCACGGCACGAGCCGCGCCACCGGCGATCACACCGGTACCCGGCGAGGCCGGGCGCAGCATGACCACACCGGCGGCCGCCTCACCCTGAACCGGGTGCGTGATGGTGGAGCCGATCATCGGGACGCGGAAGAAGTTCTTGCGAGCCTCCTCGACGCCCTTCTGGATGGCCGCGGGAACTTCCTTGGCCTTGCCGTAGCCGACGCCGACCAGGCCGTTGCCGTCACCGACGATCACGAGGGCGGTGAAGCTGAAGCGCCGACCACCCTTCACGACCTTGGAGACGCGGTTGATCGCGACGACCCGCTCGAGCTGGTTCTTCTCGGCGGCGTTGTCGCGACGGTCGCCGCCGCCCCGACGGTCGCCACCACCGCGACGGTCGCCGCGGCCGCCCTCGGGGGCGCTGCCATTCTGTCCGGCGGGTCCGTTTCCGCCGTCACGCCTCTGACGTCCCGGCATCAGACGTTCCTTCCGTTCTTGTTGACGATCATCAGAATTTCAACCCACCTTCGCGAGCGGCATCGGCCAGTGCGGCGATCCGGCCGTGGTAGTCGTGCCCACCACGGTCGAACACGACGGCCTCGACACCGGCGGCCTTGGCGCGCTCGGCCAGCAGGGCGCCGACCTTCTTGCTCTTGGCCGACTTGTCGCCGTCCACCGCGCGCACGTCGGCCTCGATGGTCGACGCGGCGGCGATGGTCTTGCCGACCGAGTCGTCGACCAGCTGCGCGTGCAGGTGCCGCGAGGAGCGGTTGACCACCAGGCGCGGACGCTCGGTGGTGCCTTCCACCTTCTTGCGCAGGCGGAAGTGACGGCGCGTCTTCGACAGACGGCGCTGGGTCGACACGTCCTTGCCCAGGGGGATGCGCTTGGCCTTCTGGTTTTCGGTTTGCGCCATGATCACTTACCCGTCTTTCCGACCTTGCGGCGAACGACCTCGCCGGCGTAGCGGATGCCCTTGCCCTTGTACGGGTCGGGCTTGCGCAGGCCGTGGATGACCGCCGAAATCTGGCCGACCTTCTGCTTGTCGATTCCGGACACGGAGAACTTGGTGGGCGACTCCACCGCGAACGTGATGCCCTCGGGCGCCTCGATCGGCACCGGGTGGCTGTAGCCGAGGGCGAACTCGAGGTTCTGGCCCTTCAGCGCGACGCGGTAACCGACGCCGAAGATTTCCATCTTCTTCTCGTAGCCCTGGGTGACGCCGACGATCATGTTCGACACCAGAGTGCGGGTCAGGCCGTGCAGCGCGCGGCTGCGGCGCTCGTCGTCCGGACGGGCGACCTCGAGCTGGCCGTCCTCGCCCTTGGCGACGGTGATCGGCTCGGCGACGGTGAGCGACAGGGTGCCCTTGGGCCCCTTCACCGAGATGTCCTGGCCGTCGATGGTCACATCCACACCGGCCGGAAGGGCGATGGGCTTCTTACCAATACGCGACATTGTCCCTGCTCCCTTACCAGACGTAAGCGAGGACTTCGCCGCCCACGCCCTGCTTGGCCGCCTGCTTGTCGGTGAGCAGACCGGAGGACGTGGAGATGATCGCCACGCCGAGGCCGCCGAGCACCTTGGGCAGGTTGGTGGATTTCGCGTACACGCGCAGACCGGGCTTGGAGACACGGCGCACGCCGGCGAGGCTGCGCTCACGGCTCGGGCCGTACTTGAGGTCGACGATGAGCGTCTTGCCCACCTGTGCGTCCTCGGTCCGGTAGTCGGCGATGTAGCCCTCGCGCTTGAGGATCTCGGCGATGTTCGCCTTGAGCTTCGAGTGCGGAGCCTTCACCTGATCGTGGTACGCCGAGTTGGCGTTGCGCAGACGTGTCAGGAAGTCTGCGATCGGATCAGTCATGGTCATGGTTCGACCTAGACACCTTTCTCGCCGCGGTTCCCATACAGCGCTGACATGCACATCGGCATGCCCAGCGGTGGGCCTACGACAATTCGGATGGTCCGGCCGACACTTGCCGACCGGAGGAGGTTCGATCACCCGGGCGCACGCATGCGGGCATGGAGGTGCCCAGGCAACCGCTCTAGTGTAGGCAAGGGGTTCACCGGGGCAAAATCGGGGTCTGTCCGGAGCCCGCTCCACTGGACCCATGACCAGCGAAAACAGCCCTTAGCCGGGCTAACATGGGCCTATGTCGAGCCCAGGCGTCGAACGACCCGACCTTCCGGAGTCCATGACCTGGGAGGAGCTAGAGCAGCTACCCGAGGAGATCGCCGGACAGATCGAACTGCGCAACGGGCGCGTCGTCTGGCGACAGCGGGGACCTGCCGAACATCAAGCGTTCACATTCGCTCTGACCAGCGCACTCAAGCGCTGTGCCCGCGATGGCATGGCCGAGCAGCCGCAAAGCTGGTGGCGTGTCGACTTCGAAACCAACGTCTTCTTCGGCAAGACCGGCAAGTCGGACTTC
Above is a genomic segment from Nocardia sputorum containing:
- the rpsE gene encoding 30S ribosomal protein S5, with the translated sequence MPGRQRRDGGNGPAGQNGSAPEGGRGDRRGGGDRRGGGDRRDNAAEKNQLERVVAINRVSKVVKGGRRFSFTALVIVGDGNGLVGVGYGKAKEVPAAIQKGVEEARKNFFRVPMIGSTITHPVQGEAAAGVVMLRPASPGTGVIAGGAARAVLECAGIHDILAKSLGSDNAINVVHATVTALKQLQRPEEVAARRGLPLEDVAPAGMLRARAQAAGGVK
- the rpsH gene encoding 30S ribosomal protein S8, producing MTMTDPIADFLTRLRNANSAYHDQVKAPHSKLKANIAEILKREGYIADYRTEDAQVGKTLIVDLKYGPSRERSLAGVRRVSKPGLRVYAKSTNLPKVLGGLGVAIISTSSGLLTDKQAAKQGVGGEVLAYVW
- the rplF gene encoding 50S ribosomal protein L6, coding for MSRIGKKPIALPAGVDVTIDGQDISVKGPKGTLSLTVAEPITVAKGEDGQLEVARPDDERRSRALHGLTRTLVSNMIVGVTQGYEKKMEIFGVGYRVALKGQNLEFALGYSHPVPIEAPEGITFAVESPTKFSVSGIDKQKVGQISAVIHGLRKPDPYKGKGIRYAGEVVRRKVGKTGK
- the rplO gene encoding 50S ribosomal protein L15 is translated as MTIKLHHLRPAPGAKTEKIRVGRGEASKGKTAGRGTKGTKARKNVPAAFEGGQMPIHMRLPKLKGFTNPFRTEYQVVNVGKIAKLFPEGGEVGKAELVAAGAVRKNQLVKVLGDGEIGVAVQVTADKVTGAAKEKITAAGGTVTELG
- the rplR gene encoding 50S ribosomal protein L18 — encoded protein: MAQTENQKAKRIPLGKDVSTQRRLSKTRRHFRLRKKVEGTTERPRLVVNRSSRHLHAQLVDDSVGKTIAAASTIEADVRAVDGDKSAKSKKVGALLAERAKAAGVEAVVFDRGGHDYHGRIAALADAAREGGLKF
- the rpmD gene encoding 50S ribosomal protein L30; this translates as MADLKVTQIKSSIGAKKNQRDSLRTLGLRGIRKTVVCEDNAQNRGLINVVRHLVTVEEV